The window AAAACATAGCCGCTATTAAAATTGTGTTGTGTAGCAAGCATAACTTTAGGAGAAAATCCACCGTCATAGTTAGGACTTGTTAAAGGATTACTATAAGGAACATAGGTGTTGTTTTCTGCATCATAATTAGCACCAACATAAACTGCAACCGCAGGAATTAAACTACTCCATCTAAATTTGCGATTAGCATGATAGCTAAAGATGTTTGGTTTTTCTTCACCACTTTTTTTATAAGGATCATATACTAGATATTTAGCACCGACAGTTAAATATCTAAAATTAGCACGATCTGTTTCTATAGGAAATGCAGCAGAGCGATTGTCTGTAAACGTGTCATTTTGGTAAGTTCCTTCTATATTTAATTCTAATGGTTCCCATAGCAATCCGTAACGGGCAGCAAAATCAATTCCGAAACCGGAAGCTTCATTTTTTAAGGGCGTATGTTCTTCTTTAACCAAGTAAGGGCCAACTTCAAGCTGCGCTACATTTTTTCCAACAGAAAAAGCACTTCTTGAGACTCCAGGTCTGTTAGAATTTATGACGTCTGTATATTGTGCAGTAGCAGTAAAGCTTACTAAAAGCAGAATATAGTTTAATATTAATTTTGGGTTAAGCATATATTTTTGTTTGAATTCAAATATAAGATTTTATATTTTTTTTAAGTATTTAAAACTTAATTTAAAACTGAAGAATTGTATTTTTGTTAAAGTATTTATAATTTAACAAAATTTACATATGGGTTTATTAAGAACCATCCTTATTATTGTATTAATTTACTACGGATTAAAAATCTTATCTCGTTTGTTTGCGCCTGCACTTTTTAAATATGCAAGTAAAAAAGCATCAGAACGTTTTGGAGGCGCTTTTAATCAACAAAGACAAGAGCCTGCTAAAAAAGAAGGAGAGATATCTATTGATAAAATGCCTAAAAACAAATCTTCAAATAAAAATGTTGGGGAGTATGTAGATTACGAAGAAATTGAGTAATTTTCGACCTCACAGTTTTTAAAGCCATTTATGCAATTTTCTTTTAAAAAAATCTTACCACATATTTTAGTATTGGTAGGGTTCATCATTTGTTCTATAGCCTATTTTAGCCCTGTCTTACAAGGGAAAGTCATTTATCAAAGTGATATTGTTCACTACACTGGTATGGCTAAACAACAAAAAGATTTCAAAACCAAGACAGGTGAAGAAACGTATTGGACCAATAGTGCTTTTGGCGGAATGCCAACCTATCAATTAGGGGCAAAATATCCACATAACTACATCAAAAAATTAGATTTAGCTTTACGATTTCTGCCAAGACCGGCAGATTACTTGTTTCTTTATTTCTTAGGATTTTATATTTTGCTTTTAGTATTAAAAGTAGATTGGAAATTAGCAGGACTTGGCGCATTGGCCTTTGGTTTTTCCACATACCTTATTATAATCCTTGGTGTGGGGCATAATAGTAAAGCGCATGCTATTGCTTATATGCCTTTAGTGTTAAGTGGAATTTTATTGACCTTTAGGGGTAAATATATTTGGGGTTTTTTACTAACTGCAGTAGCTATGGGATTAGAGTTAGTCGCTAATCACTACCAAATGACTTACTATTTATTACTATTAGTATTGGTTTTAGGTATTGCTTATTTGGTTGATGCCTATCGTAAAAATGTCTTACCACATTTTTTTAAAGCAGTAGGTGTTTTGTCTGCAGCAGTGCTGTTAGCTATAGGTTTAAATGCAACTAATATATTAGCCACCCAAGATTATGTTAAAGAAAGCACACGTGGTAAAAGTGAATTAAACATAAATCCCGATGGCTCTAAAAGAGAGAATAGTAATGGCTTAAGTAAAGCATATATCACAGAATATAGCTACGGAAAATTAGAATCTTTTAATTTGTTTATACCTAGGTTTTTAGGTGGCGGAAGTGGAGAGGATGTTGGTGAAAATTCAGCAGTATACAAATATATAATCGGTGAAGGAGTACCACCTGCAGATGCTAGAGCGTATACAAAAAGCTTACCTACTTATTGGGGGAGTCAAACCATAGTAGAAGCACCTGCTTATATTGGAGCGGTAGTTCTATTTTTATTTGTACTTGGGCTTTTCTTGGTTAAAGG is drawn from Psychroserpens sp. NJDZ02 and contains these coding sequences:
- a CDS encoding transporter; the protein is MLNPKLILNYILLLVSFTATAQYTDVINSNRPGVSRSAFSVGKNVAQLEVGPYLVKEEHTPLKNEASGFGIDFAARYGLLWEPLELNIEGTYQNDTFTDNRSAAFPIETDRANFRYLTVGAKYLVYDPYKKSGEEKPNIFSYHANRKFRWSSLIPAVAVYVGANYDAENNTYVPYSNPLTSPNYDGGFSPKVMLATQHNFNSGYVLVMNFAKDRIGTDYSDFQYILTLTKAINEQWVVFGEAEGIKSDYYADNLFRVGGAYLWNKDFQLDTAITFNTKDTPSVFGVNFGASYRLDFHKDPEADKDNGTDVLEEYERKANRNKTKKKDGDSDTPEDSGKRKKETQEIDFDDEN
- a CDS encoding DUF4834 family protein, which codes for MGLLRTILIIVLIYYGLKILSRLFAPALFKYASKKASERFGGAFNQQRQEPAKKEGEISIDKMPKNKSSNKNVGEYVDYEEIE